A segment of the Candidatus Binataceae bacterium genome:
TTTGCGTCGCCGCTATTTGCCCGCTTGGGCAGGCGCTGGGCGGTGAAGTGCAGTGCCCTGCGACCATCGCGGTGGATCAGAAAATCAGCAACACCCCCGCCGGATGGACCGCCGGCTACAACGGCTTCACCAACGAGCTCGCCAGCCTGACCGTATACGATGGGCCGCCCGAGGAGGGCGCCTCGCTGGCGTACGGCGAGCA
Coding sequences within it:
- a CDS encoding STY0301 family protein, whose translation is MKTHTAWLALCVAAICPLGQALGGEVQCPATIAVDQKISNTPAGWTAGYNGFTNELASLTVYDGPPEEGASLAYGEQKMVADSVTEIWQLAPNDRGNWITCGYSNTAAQLT